From Microbacterium sp. CGR2:
GCCGAGGGTGGCTCGGGTGACGGCAGCGCCATCACCCGAACCACCCCTACGGCGTGGTTCAGCGCAGGAGCTGGAGCACGCCCTGGTTGGCCTGGTTGGCCTGGGCCAGCATGGCCGTGCCCGCCTGCGACAGGATGTTCGCCGACGTGAACTTGACCATCTCGGCCGCCATGTCCGTGTCGCGGATCCGGCTCTCGGCGGCAGCGAGGTTCTCCGCCGACACGTTGAGGCTGTTGATCGTCGACTCGAAACGGTTCTGCAGCGCACCGTAGCCGGCACGTGCGGTCGAGACCGCCTGGATCTCCGTGTCGATGCCCGCCAGTGCCGCACCGTAGGACGCCGCGTCCGTCATCGTGGCGGCGAGCGTCTTGATGTCGGCACCGAGGGTGTCGAAGTCGGTCAGAGCGACCGAGATCTGGTCCTCAGCGGCGACAGCACCCGCGCCGACCTGGAACGTGAGCGTCGTGCCACCCGAGAGCAGCTTGATGCCGTTGAAGTTCGTGCTGTCGGCGATACGGGTGAGTTCGTCACCGAGGGTGTTGATCTCCTCCTGGATCGCTTCGCGCGACTTCGCGTTGTTCGAGTCGTTCGCACCCTGCGCGGTGAGGTCACGCACGCGCTGCA
This genomic window contains:
- a CDS encoding flagellin, producing the protein MGMQINTNVSALNAYRNLSSTQNDLSKSLEKLSSGLRINRAADDAAGLAISEGLRSQVNGLNVAARNAQDGISVIQTAEGALTEVHSILQRVRDLTAQGANDSNNAKSREAIQEEINTLGDELTRIADSTNFNGIKLLSGGTTLTFQVGAGAVAAEDQISVALTDFDTLGADIKTLAATMTDAASYGAALAGIDTEIQAVSTARAGYGALQNRFESTINSLNVSAENLAAAESRIRDTDMAAEMVKFTSANILSQAGTAMLAQANQANQGVLQLLR